A window from Vulcanimicrobium alpinum encodes these proteins:
- a CDS encoding thioesterase family protein: MEPAYYERVDAQTFVASRATQSPWDARLQHGGPPTALLARAMLAQHPRGGMRLARINAEFLGPIPIARMTVRTRIVRPGKRIEMLEGALEADGREVVSARAWRIAVQSPGSVPPAATSPDTPPPLPSEQAQRDWLQGWGYGESIEWRYATRTLAQGPKAVWTRVRIPLIAGDSLEPLDRALVVVDSANGVSGELPMDKWLFVPPSLSVAIEREPRGEWVLLDARSTLSDDGLGISTARLADEGGYLAAATQALLVERRV; this comes from the coding sequence ATGGAGCCGGCGTACTACGAGCGCGTCGACGCGCAGACGTTCGTCGCGTCGCGGGCGACGCAGAGTCCGTGGGACGCGCGCCTCCAGCATGGCGGGCCGCCGACGGCGCTGCTCGCGCGCGCGATGCTCGCGCAGCACCCGCGCGGAGGGATGCGGCTCGCGCGGATCAACGCGGAGTTTCTCGGTCCGATCCCGATCGCGCGCATGACGGTGCGCACACGCATTGTCCGGCCCGGGAAGCGGATCGAGATGCTGGAGGGCGCGCTCGAGGCCGACGGCCGCGAAGTCGTCAGCGCGCGTGCATGGCGGATTGCGGTGCAATCGCCGGGCAGCGTCCCGCCCGCGGCGACGTCGCCCGACACGCCGCCGCCGCTCCCTTCGGAGCAAGCCCAGCGCGATTGGCTGCAGGGCTGGGGCTACGGCGAATCGATCGAATGGCGCTACGCGACCCGAACGCTCGCGCAAGGTCCGAAAGCCGTGTGGACGCGGGTGCGCATTCCGCTGATCGCCGGCGATTCGCTGGAGCCGCTCGATCGCGCGCTGGTCGTCGTCGATTCGGCGAACGGCGTCAGCGGCGAACTGCCGATGGACAAGTGGCTCTTCGTCCCGCCGTCGTTGAGCGTAGCGATCGAACGCGAACCGCGCGGCGAGTGGGTCCTGCTCGACGCGCGCTCGACGCTGAGCGACGACGGCCTAGGCATCAGCACCGCACGGCTCGCCGACGAAGGCGGCTACCTCGCGGCGGCGACGCAGGCGCTGCTGGTCGAACGCCGCGTGTAA
- a CDS encoding aspartate aminotransferase family protein translates to MQPVNRGARLVTQHPHVMANYGRLEINIVRGEGCRLYDESGNAYLDMVAGIAVCALGHAHPRIARAVAEQAATLVHVSNLVHYEPTGTLADRLAELAGFDAVFFCNSGAEANEAAIKLARKHAWRRGEKERNVILSAKGSFHGRTMGALAATDNPKYHEGFEPLPRGFRHVAFNDLAALDGAITEHTAAFLIEPVQGESGVVPATREYLLEARRLCTQRGALLIFDEIQCGMGRLGRLFAHQFFDVLPDSLTLAKSLANGLPIGALIVRGEAASSLKPGDHGTTFGGSPVPAAAALEHLKIREILDLDTHVEAMGALLLAELRQIAAEFPAVFDEPRGFGLMLGLPVREPHAASAFVPHGLDNGLLINAAGRNTLRFVPPLIINADEIREALQRLRATIAVTLA, encoded by the coding sequence TTGCAACCGGTCAACCGCGGGGCGCGTCTGGTGACGCAGCATCCGCACGTGATGGCGAACTACGGGCGGCTCGAGATCAACATCGTGCGCGGCGAAGGCTGCCGGCTGTACGACGAGTCGGGCAATGCCTATCTCGACATGGTCGCCGGGATCGCGGTGTGCGCGCTCGGCCACGCGCATCCGCGCATCGCGCGCGCGGTTGCGGAGCAGGCCGCGACCCTCGTGCACGTCTCGAACCTCGTGCACTACGAACCGACCGGAACGCTCGCCGACCGCCTTGCCGAACTCGCGGGCTTCGACGCGGTCTTCTTCTGCAACAGCGGCGCCGAGGCGAACGAAGCGGCGATCAAACTGGCGCGCAAGCACGCGTGGCGCCGCGGCGAGAAGGAACGCAACGTCATCCTCTCCGCCAAGGGCTCGTTTCACGGCCGCACCATGGGTGCGCTCGCGGCGACCGACAACCCCAAATATCACGAAGGCTTCGAACCGCTGCCGCGCGGCTTCCGGCACGTCGCGTTTAACGATCTCGCCGCGCTCGACGGCGCGATCACCGAGCACACGGCGGCGTTTCTGATCGAGCCGGTGCAAGGCGAGAGCGGCGTCGTTCCGGCGACGCGCGAGTATCTGCTCGAAGCGCGGCGGCTGTGCACGCAGCGCGGCGCGCTCCTGATCTTCGACGAGATTCAATGCGGGATGGGGCGGCTGGGAAGACTCTTCGCGCACCAATTCTTCGACGTGCTCCCCGATTCGTTAACGCTGGCGAAATCACTCGCGAACGGCTTGCCGATCGGGGCGCTGATCGTGCGCGGTGAAGCGGCGTCGTCGCTCAAGCCGGGCGATCACGGCACGACTTTCGGCGGCTCGCCGGTTCCTGCGGCGGCGGCGCTCGAGCATCTGAAGATCCGCGAGATCCTCGACCTCGACACGCACGTCGAGGCGATGGGTGCGCTGCTGCTGGCGGAGCTGCGGCAGATCGCCGCGGAGTTTCCCGCAGTCTTCGACGAGCCGCGCGGCTTCGGGCTGATGCTCGGACTGCCGGTGCGCGAACCGCACGCTGCGAGCGCGTTCGTCCCGCACGGACTCGACAACGGACTGCTGATCAACGCCGCCGGCCGCAACACGCTGCGGTTCGTCCCGCCGCTGATCATCAACGCCGACGAGATACGCGAAGCCTTGCAGCGCCTTCGCGCGACGATCGCGGTGACGCTCGCGTAG
- the argJ gene encoding bifunctional glutamate N-acetyltransferase/amino-acid acetyltransferase ArgJ, with the protein MLAPPHADHGNDAVRLIEVRGGLGAVPGVRLAGVHAGIKKRKTDLALIALPGPHVCAEVITTNEIKAAPLLATTAALAADGDAIAAIVCNSGCANACTGERGLRDAQNTARHAATLLGVRATQVVVASTGVIGVTLPMDRLSKGLDRAFKALEDGPEAAYDAAEAIMTTDHVPKLAAYAWHENGERRVIGGIAKGSGMIAPNMATMLAFLVTDAAVSRASLQDALREAVDGTFNMISVDGDMSTNDSVYACAKPGDAPVSDAFKAALKAVCRDLAVAMVKDGEGATKTLTFNVSGAHDERQARTIARAVINSSLVKTALYGEDPNWGRIVAAAGSVGAGMNPETWSLYLGEHTWVERGAIEAMSEAEAHHVLEENTVYVRLDLGIGDATATAWGCDLTGDYVRINAHYRT; encoded by the coding sequence ATGCTCGCACCCCCGCACGCTGATCACGGCAACGACGCCGTCCGCCTCATCGAAGTGCGCGGCGGGTTGGGCGCCGTCCCCGGCGTTCGCCTCGCCGGCGTCCACGCCGGGATCAAGAAACGCAAGACCGATCTCGCGCTGATCGCGCTCCCCGGGCCGCACGTCTGCGCCGAAGTGATCACCACCAACGAAATCAAGGCCGCGCCGCTGCTCGCAACGACCGCGGCGCTCGCCGCCGACGGCGACGCGATCGCCGCGATCGTCTGCAACTCCGGTTGCGCGAACGCGTGCACGGGCGAGCGCGGCCTGCGCGACGCGCAGAACACCGCGCGTCACGCCGCAACCCTGCTCGGTGTTCGCGCGACGCAGGTCGTTGTCGCGTCGACCGGCGTCATCGGGGTGACCCTGCCGATGGACCGCCTCTCCAAGGGCCTCGACCGCGCGTTCAAAGCGCTCGAAGACGGACCTGAGGCCGCCTACGACGCGGCCGAAGCGATCATGACGACCGATCACGTGCCGAAGCTCGCCGCCTACGCGTGGCACGAGAACGGCGAACGCCGGGTGATCGGCGGGATCGCCAAAGGCTCCGGGATGATCGCGCCAAACATGGCGACGATGCTCGCGTTCCTCGTCACCGACGCCGCGGTCTCGCGGGCGTCGCTGCAGGACGCGCTGCGCGAAGCGGTCGACGGGACGTTCAACATGATCTCGGTCGACGGCGACATGTCGACCAACGACTCGGTGTACGCGTGCGCGAAGCCGGGAGACGCGCCCGTAAGCGACGCGTTCAAAGCCGCGTTGAAGGCGGTCTGCCGCGACCTCGCCGTGGCGATGGTGAAAGACGGCGAAGGCGCGACCAAGACGCTGACGTTCAACGTCAGCGGCGCGCACGACGAACGCCAGGCGCGCACGATCGCCCGCGCCGTGATCAACTCGAGCCTGGTGAAGACGGCGCTCTACGGCGAGGATCCGAACTGGGGCCGCATCGTCGCCGCCGCCGGTTCGGTCGGGGCGGGGATGAACCCCGAGACGTGGTCGCTCTACCTCGGCGAGCACACCTGGGTCGAACGCGGCGCGATCGAGGCGATGAGCGAAGCCGAAGCGCATCACGTCCTCGAAGAAAACACCGTCTACGTGCGGCTGGATCTCGGAATCGGCGACGCGACGGCAACGGCGTGGGGCTGCGACCTCACCGGCGACTACGTGCGCATCAACGCGCATTACCGGACGTGA